In Symphalangus syndactylus isolate Jambi chromosome 15, NHGRI_mSymSyn1-v2.1_pri, whole genome shotgun sequence, the following are encoded in one genomic region:
- the LOC129464216 gene encoding cytochrome c-like, protein MGVIEKGKKIFVQKCAQCHTVEKGGKHKTEPNLHGLFRWKTGQPIGLSYIETDKNKGITGGEDTLIEYFENPRKYIPGTKMIFAGIKNKAERADLIAYLKKATSE, encoded by the coding sequence ATGGGTGTTATTGAGAAAGGCAAGAAAATTTTTGTTCAGAAGTGTGCCCAGTGCCACACCGTGGAAAAGGGAGGCAAGCACAAGACTGAGCCTAATCTCCATGGTCTCTTTAGGTGGAAGACAGGTCAGCCCATTGGATTATCTTACATAGAGACTGATAAGAACAAAGGCATCACCGGGGGAGAGGATACACTGATAGAATATTTTGAGAATCCCAGGAAGTACATTCCTGGAACAAAAATGATCTTTGCCGGCATTAAGAACAAGGCAGAAAGGGCAGACTTGATAGCTTATCTCAAAAAAGCTACTAGTGAGTAA